The Desulfoscipio gibsoniae DSM 7213 genome contains a region encoding:
- a CDS encoding SDR family oxidoreductase gives MSVQDRVALVTGSGGGIGEVVAKTLAQNGARVVINDINEENVMRVAEDIKNAGGEALGFVADISQRQQVQMMINRTVERFGSIDILVNNAGIAKDKGFLKMTEEDWDSVLNVNLKGMFNTCQAAIAHMRERKYGRIINISSRAWLGWPGQANYSASKGGVVSLSRTLALEMAKHKITVNCIAPGIIRTPLFDMLKEEVQKNLLALQPVGRIGEPEEIAYGVLFFASDESNYVTGQTIFICGGKSIYSSLSV, from the coding sequence ATGAGTGTGCAAGATAGAGTTGCTCTGGTTACCGGTTCCGGGGGCGGAATCGGGGAAGTGGTAGCCAAAACCCTTGCGCAAAACGGGGCCAGGGTGGTTATCAACGATATTAATGAAGAAAATGTGATGAGAGTTGCAGAAGATATAAAAAACGCGGGCGGAGAAGCATTGGGCTTTGTTGCGGACATCTCACAAAGACAACAGGTCCAAATGATGATTAATAGAACCGTGGAGCGTTTCGGCAGTATTGACATCCTGGTCAACAATGCGGGGATTGCCAAAGACAAGGGCTTTCTTAAAATGACTGAGGAAGATTGGGACAGTGTACTTAATGTAAACCTTAAAGGAATGTTTAATACCTGCCAGGCAGCCATAGCCCACATGAGGGAAAGGAAATACGGGCGGATTATCAATATTTCGTCCCGGGCCTGGCTGGGCTGGCCGGGGCAGGCCAACTATTCAGCATCCAAGGGTGGCGTGGTAAGTCTTAGCAGAACACTGGCACTGGAAATGGCCAAACATAAAATCACGGTTAACTGTATAGCGCCTGGGATTATCAGAACTCCTTTATTCGATATGTTAAAGGAAGAAGTGCAAAAAAATCTGCTGGCACTCCAGCCCGTGGGCAGAATCGGGGAGCCGGAGGAAATTGCTTATGGCGTTCTGTTTTTTGCTTCTGACGAATCCAATTACGTTACCGGGCAAACCATATTTATCTGCGGCGGCAAGAGTATCTACAGTTCACTATCCGTTTAA
- a CDS encoding rhodanese-like domain-containing protein translates to MFQSKWILCITFVALFCLLLAVPAFAAQSNAVISAGELNGFVDSEGVVIIDVRAADAYGAGHIPGAVSVQTSEFFEELAGVKQMAAGPEKFSALLSKTGVAEESQVVIYSAGNDFKHAARLWWTFHIYGHQNAQLLDGGFDTWVAAGYDVSTDPVTPAASVYTLTAEDVNQDAVATTDEVKSALGTDTVIIDCRDENYYQGKKYKAARSGHIAGTSLLSESDNYNSDGTLKSAQELAEIYAAKGITADTPVITYCNTGTTATVQYFVLTQILGYTNVQNYDASLTGWAADPALPMESSYDYYAIGSTTAEVNASLVDLPVAPFIEEGRAYLPADVLAQGLGAELTEILMQDILVIADGADCVPVRYVAETYGAEVDWDSESKKISVYLE, encoded by the coding sequence ATGTTTCAGAGTAAATGGATTTTATGCATAACCTTTGTTGCTCTTTTCTGTCTGCTGCTGGCCGTGCCGGCGTTTGCCGCCCAGAGCAATGCTGTAATCTCAGCCGGGGAACTTAACGGTTTTGTAGATAGTGAAGGCGTGGTTATTATTGATGTCAGGGCTGCTGATGCATATGGTGCGGGGCATATCCCGGGGGCTGTGTCGGTACAAACATCCGAGTTTTTCGAAGAGCTGGCCGGGGTTAAGCAAATGGCTGCCGGACCGGAAAAGTTTTCGGCGTTACTGAGCAAAACCGGCGTGGCTGAAGAAAGCCAGGTGGTTATATACAGCGCAGGTAATGACTTTAAGCATGCCGCGCGCTTATGGTGGACGTTTCACATATACGGCCACCAAAACGCCCAATTGCTGGACGGTGGTTTTGATACCTGGGTAGCGGCGGGTTATGATGTTTCCACCGACCCGGTAACACCTGCTGCTTCGGTATACACCTTGACAGCGGAAGATGTAAATCAGGATGCTGTGGCAACTACTGATGAAGTAAAATCTGCGCTTGGTACCGATACGGTAATTATCGACTGCAGGGATGAAAATTACTATCAAGGTAAAAAATATAAGGCCGCGCGCAGCGGGCACATAGCCGGAACATCTTTACTCAGTGAAAGTGATAACTATAATAGTGACGGAACATTAAAATCCGCCCAGGAACTAGCGGAAATTTATGCCGCCAAGGGTATTACGGCCGATACCCCGGTAATAACCTATTGCAACACAGGGACAACTGCAACTGTTCAGTATTTTGTGTTGACACAAATCCTTGGTTATACCAATGTGCAAAATTATGATGCCTCATTGACAGGTTGGGCCGCTGACCCGGCTCTGCCGATGGAAAGTAGCTATGATTACTATGCAATAGGTTCCACTACCGCCGAAGTAAATGCATCGCTGGTTGACTTGCCCGTGGCTCCCTTTATTGAAGAAGGTCGTGCTTACCTGCCGGCGGATGTGCTGGCCCAAGGCTTGGGGGCTGAATTAACAGAAATACTGATGCAGGATATATTGGTCATTGCCGATGGTGCCGATTGCGTGCCCGTTCGTTATGTAGCTGAAACTTACGGCGCCGAGGTAGACTGGGATAGTGAGAGTAAGAAGATTTCCGTTTACTTAGAGTAA
- a CDS encoding IS1634 family transposase, producing the protein MYLRKTYSKQTGRTYLSIVQGYRNKEGKSKQKTVQKVGYLDELKKEYDDPVAHFTAVAAAMDKERQAAKSVTITIDMTGQIDRNNANRKNYGYIIFSEIYHELEIDIFLKNARRHENFIFNTDAIMRLLVYTRLLYPGSKRASVLNKKRFFDNFKFSLDDVYDALTHFDKMSGALQQHLHEIVTAHYGRDTDLVYYDVTNYYFEIDRQDDLRKKGPSKEHRKDPIVQMGLLLDKLGLPISYKLFPGNTHDSQTLMPVLTEVKKKFGVRRIITVADKGLNSGDNIAYSTVLGDGYIYSKSVRGASEDFKQWVLDETGYRQLTDSYKLKSKLVPDAEINVTVKQIGKKKIKKKETVEQKWIVFYSEKYAARAKHKREEAIAKAVRMIENPAKYRRTFDYGAAGYIENLKIDKETGEIMNTEDTLVLDTRKIEDEEKYDGYYAIVTSELDDADEHIIEMYRGLWRIEESFKVTKSVLGTRPVYLRTNEHINAHFLICFIALLIARIVEMRLGGKYTISKITETLQNVACSHLDQNLWLFDFADEVTDECNAVFGTDFGRKAMTLQEIKKNFGKTKKH; encoded by the coding sequence ATGTATCTACGAAAAACCTACTCGAAGCAGACAGGCAGGACATATTTGTCCATAGTGCAGGGGTACCGGAACAAGGAAGGAAAGTCAAAACAAAAAACGGTTCAAAAGGTTGGTTATCTTGATGAATTAAAAAAGGAATATGACGACCCCGTTGCCCACTTCACAGCAGTTGCGGCAGCAATGGATAAGGAGCGCCAGGCAGCAAAGAGCGTGACCATCACCATTGACATGACCGGCCAAATTGACCGCAATAACGCAAACCGCAAAAACTACGGGTATATCATTTTCAGCGAGATATATCACGAGCTAGAAATAGATATATTCCTAAAAAATGCACGCAGGCACGAAAACTTCATTTTCAACACAGACGCAATTATGCGCCTGCTTGTATACACAAGACTTTTATACCCCGGCTCAAAAAGGGCGTCGGTACTAAACAAAAAACGTTTCTTTGACAATTTCAAGTTCTCGCTTGACGATGTCTATGACGCGCTTACGCACTTCGACAAGATGTCTGGCGCATTGCAGCAGCATCTTCACGAAATAGTTACAGCGCACTATGGGCGGGATACTGACCTTGTCTACTATGATGTCACAAACTATTACTTCGAAATAGACAGGCAGGACGATCTGCGAAAGAAAGGGCCATCGAAGGAACATAGGAAAGACCCTATTGTCCAAATGGGCCTGCTGCTTGACAAGCTCGGTCTGCCTATATCATATAAACTGTTCCCCGGAAACACGCACGATTCACAAACGCTTATGCCAGTCCTGACAGAAGTGAAGAAAAAATTCGGCGTACGGCGGATAATAACAGTCGCGGACAAAGGGCTTAACAGCGGGGACAATATAGCTTACAGCACTGTACTTGGGGATGGGTATATTTACAGCAAAAGCGTCAGGGGCGCAAGCGAAGATTTCAAGCAGTGGGTGCTTGACGAAACAGGGTACCGGCAACTCACGGACAGTTATAAGTTAAAGTCCAAGCTTGTCCCTGATGCAGAAATCAATGTGACGGTGAAGCAAATCGGGAAGAAAAAAATCAAAAAGAAAGAAACCGTAGAACAGAAATGGATTGTATTCTACAGTGAAAAATATGCCGCTAGGGCAAAGCATAAACGGGAAGAAGCGATTGCCAAGGCAGTCAGGATGATAGAAAACCCTGCAAAATACCGGCGTACATTTGACTACGGTGCCGCCGGATATATTGAAAACCTCAAAATCGACAAAGAAACCGGGGAAATAATGAACACAGAAGACACCCTTGTGCTTGACACCAGGAAGATTGAGGACGAGGAAAAATATGACGGATATTATGCCATTGTGACCAGCGAGCTTGACGATGCAGATGAACATATCATTGAAATGTACAGGGGGCTATGGCGCATAGAAGAATCGTTCAAAGTAACTAAGAGCGTCCTCGGTACAAGGCCGGTATATCTTCGTACCAATGAACATATTAATGCGCATTTCCTCATCTGTTTTATCGCCCTTTTGATTGCAAGAATCGTTGAAATGAGACTCGGCGGCAAATATACCATATCCAAAATAACAGAAACTCTGCAGAATGTAGCATGCAGTCACCTGGATCAAAATTTATGGTTGTTTGATTTTGCCGACGAGGTCACGGATGAGTGCAATGCTGTTTTCGGTACGGATTTTGGCAGAAAAGCCATGACACTTCAAGAAATCAAAAAAAATTTCGGGAAAACCAAAAAACACTAA
- a CDS encoding XylR N-terminal domain-containing protein: protein MISGPVFTDLLTVNKDEGLIRFNQNRLLLMESETIFQLREELIQNLGYDIARNVLTRFGYRSGMKDVVAFKNLYYFESDADWLLAGPKMHTLEGIVHSTCESLEYDRSRGTFHMTAIWRNSYEAEQHLQKHGRANEPVCWSLTGYASGYASGFMGSQVVGIETMCQGMGDPYCKLELRSLEEWNGQENRVIDDLKQNMIMKSLQTMLEEERERVSLLKHLNSAIIDIGMSLESSNMPIKTVTYAQRLFNAKKVILAIVNVQSGKAVLYETINRSEVATKVFAGDSDIAAFILKNRQPMVWENSEKVLDLGSGSIRVRNLIYIPLDSKELFGAIIVINKVNGKQFTQNDQELLTLLATQSSIALGNARAYEQTNRDLKEKVDELYRVNKLLYAEHDALQKATNIHSQLTSVVLEGHGLEMIARNLGSIVNKSVIITDQFYNIMSVYGQEDDFDLKEFWHTAVQDPTLKQELSLFKEKQLNVDDKRAHIFYKYGHFEMFIVPVTASKESLGFVITLEKNKTHNQLESIAMEQVATVIALEILKQKAAFETERRIKKDFLEELLKNSHENEDGTMTRAKELGMDLSQLYRVFAVELIDEDSNGQTELQGDTVNRLGNLCQALERVIKQVSDSMVLIGKKNYFIGTLSLIGKSRKNTDRYLQEVIENLEKLFKITFPNYRWYIGIGSPCTGVANFNSSYHDACTTIETIKSLRFENKCSSYERIAVLGLLNINIEQLRRFVDKTIGCLLEYDQKHNSNLIFTLDLYYKNNCNVEKSARKGFMSSSTIKYRLRRITEIANIDLSDQETNLAIQLALKIIQGL, encoded by the coding sequence GTGATTTCCGGTCCGGTATTTACCGACCTCCTAACTGTAAATAAAGATGAAGGACTCATCAGGTTTAACCAAAACCGCCTGTTATTGATGGAGTCCGAGACCATTTTCCAGCTACGGGAGGAACTAATCCAAAACCTTGGCTATGATATTGCCCGCAACGTCCTGACACGCTTTGGTTATAGATCCGGCATGAAGGATGTAGTAGCATTTAAGAATCTTTATTATTTTGAAAGCGATGCGGATTGGTTGCTGGCCGGACCCAAAATGCACACCCTGGAAGGTATAGTACATTCTACTTGCGAGTCACTGGAATATGACCGCAGCCGGGGCACTTTTCATATGACCGCAATATGGCGCAACTCCTACGAGGCTGAACAACATTTGCAAAAGCATGGCCGGGCAAACGAGCCTGTTTGCTGGAGCTTAACCGGATATGCCAGTGGCTATGCGTCGGGTTTTATGGGCAGTCAAGTAGTTGGTATCGAGACCATGTGTCAGGGTATGGGGGATCCTTATTGCAAGCTGGAATTACGATCCCTGGAGGAGTGGAATGGACAGGAAAACCGGGTTATTGATGACTTAAAGCAAAATATGATCATGAAAAGCTTGCAGACTATGCTGGAGGAAGAGAGGGAACGGGTAAGCCTACTGAAGCATTTAAACAGTGCCATCATTGATATAGGAATGAGCCTTGAATCATCCAACATGCCTATAAAAACCGTTACCTACGCCCAAAGGTTGTTTAATGCTAAAAAGGTCATCCTGGCCATTGTAAATGTGCAATCCGGAAAGGCAGTACTATATGAAACTATCAACCGAAGTGAAGTAGCCACGAAAGTTTTTGCCGGCGATAGCGATATTGCAGCATTCATACTAAAGAATCGCCAGCCCATGGTTTGGGAAAACAGTGAAAAAGTTCTTGATTTGGGATCCGGCAGCATAAGGGTAAGAAATCTTATCTATATACCTTTGGATTCAAAAGAGCTATTCGGCGCCATTATCGTTATCAACAAAGTAAACGGTAAACAATTTACCCAGAACGACCAGGAACTGTTAACCTTACTGGCTACACAATCATCTATCGCACTGGGCAATGCAAGAGCGTATGAGCAAACCAATCGTGATCTGAAGGAAAAGGTAGATGAATTATACAGGGTAAACAAGCTTCTTTATGCTGAACATGATGCTTTGCAGAAGGCTACTAATATTCACAGCCAACTTACTTCTGTAGTGTTGGAGGGCCACGGGTTGGAAATGATAGCTCGCAATTTAGGTTCGATTGTGAATAAGTCCGTAATTATTACAGACCAGTTTTATAATATTATGTCTGTTTACGGTCAGGAAGACGATTTTGATTTAAAAGAGTTCTGGCATACTGCCGTGCAGGACCCGACACTAAAGCAGGAATTATCGCTTTTTAAAGAAAAACAGCTCAATGTTGATGATAAACGCGCACACATTTTTTACAAATACGGCCATTTCGAAATGTTTATAGTACCGGTGACGGCCAGCAAAGAAAGCCTTGGATTTGTAATTACCCTGGAAAAAAACAAGACCCATAACCAGTTGGAATCCATAGCCATGGAGCAGGTAGCCACTGTAATAGCGCTGGAGATATTGAAGCAAAAGGCTGCTTTTGAAACCGAGCGCAGGATTAAAAAAGACTTTCTGGAAGAACTTTTGAAAAATAGCCACGAAAATGAAGACGGCACCATGACTAGAGCCAAAGAATTGGGGATGGATTTATCACAATTGTATAGGGTGTTTGCTGTTGAGCTTATTGATGAGGACTCCAACGGGCAGACGGAACTGCAGGGCGACACCGTAAACAGGCTGGGAAACCTTTGCCAGGCCTTGGAACGCGTGATTAAACAGGTTTCTGACAGTATGGTGCTCATTGGAAAGAAAAATTATTTTATCGGTACATTATCGTTAATCGGCAAATCACGCAAGAATACCGACCGCTACCTGCAAGAAGTAATTGAGAATTTGGAAAAACTCTTCAAAATCACCTTCCCAAATTACAGGTGGTACATAGGAATCGGCTCACCGTGCACCGGGGTGGCTAATTTTAACTCCTCTTATCATGACGCCTGTACTACCATTGAAACAATAAAGTCTTTGAGATTCGAAAACAAGTGCAGCTCCTATGAGCGAATTGCGGTTTTGGGGTTATTGAACATCAACATTGAGCAGCTGAGAAGGTTTGTTGATAAAACAATCGGCTGTCTTTTGGAATATGACCAAAAGCATAATTCCAATCTAATATTTACACTGGATTTGTACTATAAAAATAACTGTAACGTGGAAAAGTCAGCCCGCAAGGGATTTATGAGTTCCTCCACTATTAAGTACAGGCTAAGGCGTATTACCGAAATTGCCAATATTGACCTGAGTGACCAGGAAACAAACCTGGCTATCCAGTTGGCACTAAAAATTATTCAAGGTTTATAA
- a CDS encoding thiolase family protein gives MNYRDVYIIGVGMTKIYKKAPVTADELGRQAIHTAVKDAGISPKEIQSIFIGEMGGLSGSVCFGQRVCGTLGLGGVPMANVESACSSGAIAVHLAYKDVATGKSDVAMGIGVQHLSSSRAAGTGLAPDPRDPEGIQGATMAGIYAMRAQRYLHEFDATPTDLALVSVKNRRHAAMNPYSSYQQPITVEEVLSARTIADPLTMLMCCPNADGGAAVIVATKEKALQLGSKLVRIAASSLTSGIFRNDFRDMTEMEITIRCTKKAYDMAGVGPDDINMVECHDAFAIGEFLYYEAMGFCKHGEAGHFIRSGGPDYGGKVVFSPRGGLLSCGHPTGCTGAAQIVEATWQLRGDAGARQVPDCKAAITHVTGGGVYGLDNAACTMHILTR, from the coding sequence GTGAATTATAGAGATGTTTATATTATCGGTGTAGGTATGACCAAGATATATAAAAAGGCACCCGTAACCGCTGATGAATTAGGAAGACAAGCAATCCATACAGCAGTCAAAGATGCCGGTATTTCACCTAAAGAAATTCAATCCATATTTATCGGTGAAATGGGAGGTCTGTCCGGCAGCGTATGTTTCGGCCAGCGTGTTTGCGGAACCCTCGGGCTGGGCGGCGTTCCCATGGCCAACGTGGAAAGCGCTTGTTCCAGTGGGGCTATAGCCGTCCACCTGGCGTATAAAGATGTGGCGACGGGCAAAAGTGATGTAGCCATGGGCATAGGCGTGCAACACCTTTCCAGTTCAAGAGCAGCCGGCACCGGACTGGCACCGGACCCCAGAGACCCCGAAGGGATCCAGGGGGCGACAATGGCAGGTATATATGCCATGCGGGCCCAGCGTTACCTGCACGAGTTTGATGCCACACCAACTGATTTAGCCCTGGTTTCGGTTAAAAACCGCAGGCATGCAGCGATGAACCCGTATTCTTCTTACCAGCAGCCAATTACCGTTGAGGAAGTGTTAAGCGCCAGGACGATTGCCGATCCCCTCACCATGCTGATGTGCTGTCCAAACGCCGACGGTGGCGCGGCAGTAATCGTCGCCACCAAAGAAAAAGCGCTGCAGCTGGGCAGCAAGCTGGTCCGTATAGCAGCGAGCTCACTGACTTCCGGCATATTCAGAAACGACTTCAGAGACATGACAGAGATGGAAATTACCATTAGATGTACCAAAAAAGCCTATGATATGGCAGGCGTGGGTCCCGATGATATCAACATGGTCGAGTGTCACGACGCCTTTGCCATTGGAGAATTCTTATATTATGAAGCCATGGGCTTTTGTAAACATGGTGAAGCGGGCCACTTTATCAGAAGCGGCGGTCCCGATTACGGTGGCAAGGTAGTATTCAGCCCCCGGGGAGGCCTGTTATCATGCGGTCACCCAACCGGTTGTACCGGAGCCGCTCAGATTGTAGAGGCAACCTGGCAATTACGGGGCGATGCCGGAGCCCGTCAGGTGCCGGACTGTAAAGCCGCCATAACCCATGTGACGGGCGGCGGGGTATACGGTTTGGATAATGCAGCCTGCACAATGCATATACTTACACGTTAA
- a CDS encoding SDR family NAD(P)-dependent oxidoreductase, with protein MQVKDRVALITGSGGGIGEGIAKKLAKCGAKVVVNDVDNTKVDRVVGEILEAGGTAMGIVADITKLAEVESMFNKTVEQYGQIDILVNNAGVARDKSIRKLTEEDWDIVLNVNLKGAFFCAKVASEYMRNQGYGRIINISSRAWLGGPGQANYSASKGGIVSLTRTLALELGRKGVTVNCIAPGLIDTPLWQILTPEIQERLRNKQPGKEIGTVDDIANGVLFFAGEGAGYITGQTIFICGGRSLFAG; from the coding sequence ATGCAAGTTAAAGATAGAGTAGCTCTAATCACAGGTTCGGGAGGCGGCATAGGGGAAGGAATAGCCAAGAAACTGGCCAAGTGCGGGGCCAAAGTAGTAGTTAACGACGTTGACAACACCAAGGTTGACCGTGTTGTGGGAGAAATCCTTGAAGCCGGTGGCACAGCCATGGGTATAGTTGCAGATATAACCAAACTGGCTGAAGTCGAGTCAATGTTCAATAAAACAGTTGAACAATATGGTCAAATTGACATTCTGGTCAACAACGCCGGGGTAGCCAGGGACAAATCAATCAGAAAGTTAACCGAAGAAGACTGGGACATCGTATTAAACGTCAACCTGAAAGGCGCGTTCTTCTGTGCTAAAGTAGCCTCTGAATATATGAGAAATCAAGGTTACGGTAGAATCATCAATATCTCCTCAAGGGCCTGGCTGGGCGGCCCGGGGCAAGCCAACTACTCGGCATCCAAAGGCGGTATAGTCAGCCTCACCAGGACACTGGCCCTGGAGCTGGGCAGGAAAGGTGTTACCGTAAACTGTATCGCACCCGGTTTAATCGACACACCACTATGGCAAATTCTTACGCCCGAGATCCAAGAACGGCTCAGGAATAAACAACCCGGTAAAGAAATCGGCACCGTTGATGACATCGCCAATGGAGTGCTGTTCTTTGCCGGTGAGGGAGCAGGTTACATTACCGGGCAAACTATCTTTATCTGCGGTGGCCGGAGCTTATTTGCGGGTTGA
- a CDS encoding Zn-ribbon domain-containing OB-fold protein → MEEQVIYHPDFFVIPEGGEKPYLIAFRCEECGKTWFPILPYCPNCWSEKFDKRELRKGKLYTYTIMYTPQKGIKPPLAFGYIDFPEEGVRVGAQIEVGADVEKIKEQIKIGMEMEVKAGVIREDASGKDVISYKFTPAV, encoded by the coding sequence TTGGAAGAGCAGGTCATTTATCATCCAGATTTTTTTGTAATACCAGAAGGAGGAGAGAAGCCATATTTGATAGCATTCCGCTGCGAGGAATGCGGTAAAACGTGGTTTCCCATACTACCGTACTGTCCCAATTGCTGGTCAGAAAAATTCGACAAAAGGGAGCTGCGGAAAGGCAAACTTTATACCTATACGATCATGTACACTCCGCAAAAGGGCATCAAACCACCCCTGGCTTTTGGATATATTGATTTCCCGGAGGAAGGCGTAAGGGTTGGCGCGCAAATTGAAGTAGGTGCTGATGTTGAGAAAATAAAGGAACAGATAAAAATAGGCATGGAAATGGAGGTAAAGGCCGGAGTAATTAGGGAAGACGCCAGCGGCAAAGACGTTATTAGTTATAAATTCACACCTGCAGTGTAA
- the cls gene encoding cardiolipin synthase, with protein MKKLFNFIFNRMTMVVIAIIAQISFLVVFVWKLNDYFIYMQGLFWVLSTLLVLKIINSRSNPIYKIAIIIPILILPILGTLLYFVLGNNKPMKRFKERIMKEFMKISGLLAQDRKIIDELEGLDKNIANQSKYILNTSLFPIYKNTTTQYLSPGEVMFEKLKEELGKAKHYIFMEFFILEEGLMWDSILDILVQKVGEGVEVRVMYDDVGSIYLLPSGFNQKLTGLGIQCVAFNPVSPVLSLRMNNRDHRKIVVIDGRVAFTGGINLADEYINAYRKYGHWKDSAIMIKGDAAWSFTVMFLHLWNATRPMDTDYTKYMVFNRDRLSCASDGYVQPYADMPLDEHLVAENIYLNIINKAKDYVYINTPYLIADNEIVTALCLAAQNGVDVRIITPYYPDKWYIHPVTRSYYPQLIEAGVKIYEYTPGFMHAKTFVADDELATVGSPNLDFRSLYLHFECGVWLYKSKAVSQLKEDFLSTLKVCIQIQAENCVAVKWSTRFLQIILRIFSPLL; from the coding sequence ATGAAGAAGCTATTTAACTTTATTTTCAACAGGATGACCATGGTAGTTATAGCCATCATTGCACAAATATCTTTTTTAGTGGTTTTTGTCTGGAAATTAAATGATTATTTCATCTATATGCAGGGCTTGTTTTGGGTGCTTAGTACCCTGCTGGTACTAAAAATTATTAACAGCCGCAGCAACCCGATTTATAAGATTGCCATCATTATACCTATATTGATTCTGCCTATTTTGGGCACCCTGCTGTATTTTGTGCTTGGGAATAACAAACCCATGAAGAGATTTAAGGAAAGGATCATGAAGGAATTCATGAAGATCAGCGGTTTGCTGGCTCAGGACCGGAAAATTATCGATGAATTGGAAGGCCTGGATAAGAACATAGCCAACCAATCCAAATACATTTTGAACACTTCATTATTTCCAATATACAAAAATACCACCACCCAATATTTGTCTCCCGGTGAAGTTATGTTTGAAAAATTAAAAGAAGAATTGGGCAAAGCAAAGCATTATATATTTATGGAATTTTTTATTCTGGAAGAAGGCCTGATGTGGGACAGCATCCTGGATATTTTGGTGCAAAAGGTGGGGGAGGGAGTGGAAGTACGAGTTATGTATGATGATGTGGGCTCCATTTATCTCCTGCCATCCGGGTTCAACCAAAAACTAACCGGTTTGGGTATTCAATGTGTAGCCTTTAATCCTGTTTCACCGGTTTTATCGCTGCGCATGAACAATCGCGACCATAGAAAAATAGTTGTTATTGACGGGCGGGTTGCTTTTACCGGGGGCATTAATTTGGCGGATGAATATATTAATGCTTATCGCAAATACGGCCATTGGAAAGATTCCGCCATTATGATCAAAGGTGATGCGGCCTGGAGTTTTACCGTTATGTTCCTGCACCTTTGGAATGCAACAAGGCCAATGGATACTGACTATACAAAATACATGGTGTTTAACCGTGACAGGCTTTCGTGTGCGTCCGATGGATATGTTCAGCCCTATGCCGATATGCCCCTCGATGAGCACCTGGTGGCTGAAAATATTTATCTCAACATCATTAATAAAGCTAAAGATTATGTGTATATCAATACACCATATCTTATTGCGGACAATGAAATAGTTACCGCCCTTTGCCTGGCTGCCCAAAATGGGGTGGATGTAAGGATTATTACACCCTATTACCCGGATAAATGGTATATACACCCGGTTACCCGGTCATATTACCCGCAGCTTATTGAGGCGGGAGTGAAAATATACGAATACACACCCGGCTTCATGCATGCCAAAACCTTTGTGGCTGACGATGAATTGGCTACGGTAGGTTCGCCCAACCTTGATTTCAGAAGTTTGTATTTGCATTTTGAATGCGGCGTATGGCTGTACAAATCTAAAGCAGTCAGCCAACTTAAAGAAGATTTTCTGAGCACGTTAAAAGTCTGTATCCAAATCCAGGCTGAAAATTGTGTGGCCGTTAAATGGTCTACCAGGTTTTTGCAGATCATTCTTCGAATATTTAGTCCTTTATTATAA